In a genomic window of Sardina pilchardus chromosome 20, fSarPil1.1, whole genome shotgun sequence:
- the LOC134068014 gene encoding kazal-type serine protease inhibitor domain-containing protein 1-like, which produces MCWPVVWLCLYLGVCVHPSHATPPQHRGWLRLWEEGEACAECQEHLCPPAPPNCPAGLVRDSCDCCEQCANAEGQLCDPDGAQEFYGHCGEGLRCRRPPRRKRRLKDEDGGDSPEPKCVCRSTSSVCGSDGRTYPNPCQLREEASRLGKE; this is translated from the coding sequence ATGTGCTGGCCTGTGGTCTGGTTGTGCCTATACctgggcgtgtgtgtacatCCGTCTCATGCCACGCCCCCGCAGCACCGCGGCTGGCTGCGTCTCTGGGAGGAGGGCGAGGCGTGTGCCGAGTGCCAGGAGCACCTGTGCCCCCCGGCGCCCCCCAACTGCCCAGCTGGCCTGGTGCGGGACAGCTGCGACTGCTGTGAGCAGTGTGCCAACGCCGAGGGCCAGCTGTGTGACCCCGACGGCGCACAGGAGTTCTACGGTCACTGCGGGGAGGGGCTGCGTTGCCGGAGGCCCCCGAGACGGAAGAGGCGCCTCAAGGACGAGGATGGCGGTGACAGCCCAGAGCCCAAGTGTGTGTGCCGGTCCACAAGCTCCGTGTGTGGGTCAGATGGGCGCACATACCCCAATCCCTGCCAGCTGAGGGAGGAGGCCAGCAGACTGGGGAAGGAG
- the si:ch211-195o20.7 gene encoding cytospin-A: MGNFSTKDGHGPPGPPLDIFQTPPSTPLSPPPTCTSGPLHLASPLQGSTPEGKGRTHKETKNIPVMGSSSSNLDTTGSPNTSQDWAVISSGSCPSPVKAGSIPSVKREPFVKGRPKTSSISSSSSTAPLSSARTPSSPIKPTEQTFQEKDSGLGPSLSETTIGPGSPYLEENLLEQCRKALGLESAIDPTLNLPDLLRGFLTERKELVKEVRSLKESIQEERGEWQQFQADLQVAVAVADRLRAEAEEELSVLRLTQQEWQRLLADAQTAQKEAEDRLEPLRAQLEESRQKLAPLTQDQSQSQSSHSAAPQEQSQAQPLRGRERSASGKGVAEGYLRKLKAGERKREEPHRSLTSERSRSLSRLPVSSDSPVVLNGTSQTTTSTGPANKGTLQIRGKLGQDKQENLNNNHSGKQEESNRQLISDLTDPFTATSSKISVSRPQDDFNRLLRRHGGSKRNSLLRWCQSRTQGYKNIDITNFSSSWADGLAFCAVYHTYLPSHIPYSSLRLDNKRENLTLAFQTGEGVGITASLTVDEMLRAEGPDWQRVLGYVESIYRHFEM; this comes from the exons ATGGGAAACTTCTCCACCAAAGATGGGCATGGACCTCCAG gCCCCCCTCTGGACATATTCCAGACGCCCCCGTCCACTCCGCTCTCTCCTCCGCCCACCTGTACGTCAGGCCCGCTTCACCTGGCCTCCCCGCTGCAAGGCTCGACCCCAGAGGGCAAAGGCCGGACGCACAAGGAGACCAAGAACATCCCAGTCATGGGCTCCTCCTCCAGCAACCTGGACACTACAGGCTCCCCCAACACCAGCCAGGACTGGGCTGTGATTAGCTCAGGGTCCTGTCCGTCACCGGTGAAAGCAGGAAGCATCCCGTCAGTCAAGAGGGAGCCTTTTGTAAAGGGCAGGCCCAAGACCTCCTCcatcagtagcagcagcagtactgCTCCTCTGTCATCAGCAAGGACTCCCAGTTCGCCGATAAAGCCCACCGAGCAGACGTTCCAGGAGAAGGACAGTGGGCTTGGGCCATCTCTGTCTGAGACAACCATTGGGCCAGGAAGCCCATATTTGGAAGAGAACCTTCTAGAGCAGTGCCGGAAAGCGTTGGGACTCGAATCAGCAATTGACCCCACGCTCAACTTGCCTG ATCTGCTGCGTGGCTTTCTAACAGAACGGAAGGAACTGGTAAAGGAGGTGCGGAGCCTGAAGGAGAGTATTCAG GAGGAGCGAGGGGAGTGGCAGCAGTTCCAGGCCGACCTGCAGGTGGCCGTGGCCGTGGCCGACCGGTTGCGGGCGGAGGCCGAGGAGGAGCTGAGCGTGCTCCGTCTGACCCAACAGGAATGGCAGAGGCTGCTGGCCGACGCGCAGACGGCGCAGAAGGAGGCCGAGGACCGCCTCGAGCCTCTCCGGGCCCAGCTGGAGGAGAGCCGTCAGAAGCTGGCCCCACTGACCCAGgatcagagccagagccagagcagcCACAGTGCAGCGCCCCAGGAGCAGAGCCAGGCGCAGCCCCTCAGGGGTCGGGAGAGGAGCGCCAGCGGCAAGGGGGTGGCCGAAGGGTACCTGAGGAAACTCAAAGccggggagaggaagagggaggagccTCACAGGAGTCTGACATCGGAGCGGTCCAG gAGCCTTTCGAGACTTCCTGTGTCTTCAGACTCCCCCGTCGTGCTAAATGGTACTTCCCAGACAACCACCTCAACAGGACCCGCCAATAAA GGCACGCTTCAAATCAGAGGGAAGTTGGGTCAAGACAAGCAGGAGAACTTGAACAACAATCATTCAG GTAAACAAGAAGAGTCAAATCGCCAGCTTATATCTGACCTCACAGATCCTTTCACTGCCACTAGTAGTAAAATCAG tgtcagcagGCCTCAGGATGACTTCAACCGACTGCTGCGTCGTCATGGTGGTTCCAAGAGGAACTCGCTGCTGCGCTGGTGTCAGAGTCGCACCCAGGGCTACAAG AATATTGACATTACCAACTTCAGCAGCAGCTGGGCGGACGGCCTTGCCTTCTGCGCCGTTTACCACACCTACCTCCCATCACACATTCCATACAGTAGCCTCCGCCTGGACAACAAG AGGGAGAACCTCACCCTTGCATTCCAGACTGGGGAGGGTGTCGGAATCACCGCCTCGCTT acaGTGGATGAGATGCTGAGAGCCGAGGGGCCCGACTGGCAGAGGGTTCTGGGATACGTGGAGAGCATCTATCGACACTTTGAGATGTGA